One segment of Streptomyces sp. NBC_01463 DNA contains the following:
- a CDS encoding ketosynthase chain-length factor, translated as MSTRKGRQPRQTVVTGIGVVAPNGTNTEAFWKRTQEGLSVLDRVSREGCEDLPLHVAGEVRGFDPVSLIEERYLVQTDRFTHFAMAAADMALDDARLGRADYEDKPFGVGVVTAAGSGGGEFGQRELQRLWGQGSKYVGPYQSIAWFYAASTGQISIRGGFKGPCAVVASDEAGGLDALAHADRSVRRGTDAVVVGAAEAPLAPYSVVCQLGYRDLSPAEDPTRAYRPFTADACGFVPAEGGAMFVVEEAESARERGARIRAELAGHAATFTTAMRWEESREGLAHAITGALREAGCAPEEIDVVFADALGVPEADRAEALALADALGAHGRRVPVTAPKTGIGRAYCGAPVLDAAAAVLAMEHGLIPPTPNVFEVCHDLDVVMGRARPAELRTALVLSRGLMGSNAAMVLRRPA; from the coding sequence ATGAGCACCCGAAAGGGCCGGCAGCCCCGGCAGACGGTAGTCACCGGCATCGGCGTCGTCGCCCCCAACGGCACGAACACCGAGGCCTTCTGGAAGCGGACGCAGGAGGGCCTGAGCGTCCTGGACCGGGTCAGCCGCGAAGGCTGCGAGGACCTGCCGCTGCACGTGGCCGGCGAGGTGCGGGGCTTCGACCCCGTCTCGCTGATCGAGGAGCGCTACCTCGTCCAGACCGACCGGTTCACGCACTTCGCGATGGCCGCGGCCGACATGGCCCTGGACGACGCCCGGCTGGGCCGCGCCGACTACGAGGACAAGCCGTTCGGCGTGGGCGTGGTCACCGCGGCCGGTTCCGGCGGCGGCGAGTTCGGCCAGCGCGAACTGCAACGGCTGTGGGGCCAGGGTTCCAAGTACGTCGGCCCCTACCAGTCGATCGCCTGGTTCTACGCGGCCAGCACCGGCCAGATCTCCATCCGCGGCGGCTTCAAGGGGCCGTGCGCGGTGGTGGCCAGCGACGAGGCCGGCGGCCTCGACGCCCTGGCGCACGCCGACCGGTCCGTCCGGCGCGGCACCGACGCCGTGGTGGTCGGCGCGGCCGAGGCCCCGCTCGCGCCCTACTCCGTCGTCTGCCAGCTCGGCTACCGCGACCTGAGCCCCGCCGAGGACCCGACGCGGGCCTACCGCCCGTTCACCGCGGACGCCTGCGGATTCGTGCCCGCCGAGGGCGGCGCGATGTTCGTCGTCGAGGAGGCGGAGTCGGCCCGGGAGCGCGGCGCCCGGATCCGGGCCGAACTGGCCGGTCACGCCGCCACGTTCACCACCGCGATGCGCTGGGAGGAGTCCCGCGAGGGACTCGCCCACGCCATCACGGGCGCGCTGCGCGAGGCCGGCTGCGCACCCGAGGAGATCGACGTGGTCTTCGCGGACGCGCTCGGTGTCCCCGAGGCCGACCGGGCCGAGGCGCTGGCACTGGCCGACGCCCTCGGCGCGCACGGCCGGCGGGTCCCGGTCACCGCGCCCAAGACCGGGATCGGGCGGGCCTACTGCGGCGCCCCCGTCCTGGACGCCGCCGCCGCCGTCCTCGCCATGGAGCACGGCCTGATCCCGCCCACGCCCAACGTCTTCGAGGTGTGCCACGACCTCGACGTGGTCATGGGCCGGGCCCGCCCCGCCGAACTGCGCACGGCCCTCGTGCTCAGCCGCGGCCTCATGGGCTCGAACGCGGCGATGGTGCTGCGGCGCCCCGCGTGA
- a CDS encoding acyl carrier protein, with protein sequence MTDRLTYEELAVLMKKGAGLTVDPKEMENRSAAAFDEFGLDSLGLLGIVGVLENRHGQPLPADADRCKTPREFLDLVNNSLMTGA encoded by the coding sequence ATGACCGACCGACTGACCTACGAAGAGCTGGCCGTCCTGATGAAGAAGGGCGCCGGACTGACCGTCGACCCCAAGGAGATGGAGAACCGGTCCGCGGCCGCCTTCGACGAGTTCGGCCTCGACTCGCTGGGGCTCCTCGGCATCGTCGGCGTACTGGAGAACCGGCACGGGCAGCCGCTGCCGGCCGACGCCGACCGCTGCAAGACCCCGCGCGAGTTCCTCGACCTCGTGAACAACAGCCTGATGACAGGAGCCTGA